One Kallotenue papyrolyticum genomic window carries:
- a CDS encoding imelysin family protein, with protein sequence MHPLRRALLCGALLIVLSACGAPAARQGAASSPSASPPAASATAATEVAAVKDYLQTTLAQLKSATAELAAAAEAYYQLAKAAGFDYAALWQRQPDQVRAAVERARAAWKAASPRYEQVEGIVAGVAALAEYDVILDAGASGEEDPANAVPFDLRLPDGRVLPKPGNLFGVTESALWGTFADYRAPNVTPDLNGNGTTDFGDALPEANVLKAAAAELDRYTGELQQAAAAWQPNREDALTALVVMVPTMSEYFESWKNSRFVAGEQSTQRDFVAISRLADIQDILSGLQVVYAAVKPAVAQVDAAQAEQIERELADLKAFVADVYRKEQGGQRFTPEEADLLGAEAQNRATAITGKLVQAAAQLNITIEE encoded by the coding sequence ATGCATCCGCTACGACGCGCTCTGCTCTGCGGAGCGCTGCTGATCGTCCTAAGCGCCTGTGGCGCGCCCGCCGCGCGGCAGGGCGCTGCGTCCTCGCCGTCGGCCAGCCCGCCGGCGGCCAGCGCCACCGCTGCTACGGAGGTTGCAGCTGTCAAGGATTACCTGCAGACCACCCTGGCCCAGCTCAAAAGCGCGACCGCCGAGTTGGCGGCGGCTGCCGAGGCCTACTATCAGCTGGCCAAGGCTGCCGGCTTCGACTATGCTGCGCTGTGGCAGCGCCAGCCCGATCAGGTGCGCGCGGCGGTAGAGCGCGCCCGTGCGGCCTGGAAGGCGGCCAGCCCGCGCTACGAACAGGTCGAGGGCATCGTTGCTGGCGTGGCCGCGCTGGCCGAGTACGACGTGATCCTGGATGCCGGCGCGTCGGGCGAGGAAGATCCCGCCAATGCCGTGCCCTTTGACCTGCGTCTGCCGGATGGTCGGGTGCTGCCCAAGCCGGGCAACCTCTTCGGCGTCACCGAGAGCGCCCTGTGGGGGACCTTTGCCGACTACCGCGCGCCCAACGTCACGCCCGACCTCAACGGCAACGGCACGACCGACTTCGGTGACGCCCTGCCGGAGGCCAACGTGCTTAAGGCCGCGGCCGCCGAGCTGGATCGCTACACCGGCGAGCTGCAACAGGCCGCGGCCGCCTGGCAACCCAACCGCGAAGACGCCCTGACGGCGCTGGTTGTGATGGTGCCGACGATGTCCGAGTACTTCGAGTCGTGGAAGAACTCGCGCTTCGTGGCCGGTGAGCAGTCCACCCAGCGCGATTTTGTGGCCATCTCGCGCCTGGCCGATATTCAGGACATCCTGAGCGGTTTGCAGGTGGTGTACGCCGCGGTCAAGCCGGCGGTCGCCCAGGTAGATGCCGCGCAGGCCGAACAGATCGAGCGCGAGCTTGCCGATCTCAAAGCCTTTGTTGCCGATGTGTACCGCAAGGAGCAGGGCGGCCAGCGCTTC
- the lipA gene encoding lipoyl synthase produces the protein MATINLIDKPRVRPQRPPWLKARMPAGENYEDVYRLMRELNLHTVCEEARCPNIGECWNYRTATFLLLGDVCTRGCRYCAIAKGKPKPLDEQEPERVARAVQHLRLRHAVLTSVNRDDLPDGGAHIFAESIRLIRAYVPGCTVEVLIPDFMGDARALQTVLEARPDVLNHNIETVKRIFPRFRPKATYEQSLILLHRARRFDPGLRTKSGLMVGAGETIDEVLQVMDDLRSVEVDVLTIGQYLPPDSSYWPLDRYYTPEEFAFLKEEGLKRGFKHVESGPLVRSSYHAHEHV, from the coding sequence ATGGCAACCATTAACTTGATAGACAAGCCGCGCGTCCGGCCACAGCGCCCGCCGTGGCTCAAGGCGCGCATGCCGGCGGGCGAGAACTACGAAGATGTCTATCGCCTGATGCGCGAGCTCAATCTACACACCGTCTGCGAAGAGGCGCGTTGCCCGAACATCGGCGAGTGCTGGAACTACCGCACGGCCACCTTTCTGCTGCTGGGCGATGTCTGCACGCGTGGCTGTCGCTATTGCGCCATCGCCAAGGGCAAGCCCAAGCCGCTGGACGAGCAGGAGCCGGAGCGTGTGGCGCGTGCGGTGCAACATCTGCGGCTGCGTCACGCAGTGCTGACCTCGGTCAACCGCGACGATCTGCCCGATGGTGGCGCGCATATCTTCGCCGAGTCGATCCGCCTGATCCGCGCCTACGTGCCCGGTTGCACGGTCGAGGTGCTGATCCCCGACTTCATGGGCGATGCCCGCGCGCTGCAGACCGTACTGGAGGCGCGGCCCGACGTGCTCAACCATAACATCGAGACGGTCAAGCGCATCTTCCCGCGCTTTCGGCCCAAAGCCACCTACGAGCAGTCGCTGATCCTGCTGCACCGCGCGCGGCGCTTCGACCCCGGCCTGCGCACCAAGAGCGGCCTGATGGTCGGCGCGGGCGAGACCATCGACGAAGTGCTGCAGGTGATGGACGACCTGCGCAGCGTAGAGGTGGATGTGCTGACCATCGGCCAGTACCTGCCGCCCGACTCCAGCTACTGGCCCTTGGATCGCTACTACACGCCGGAGGAGTTCGCCTTTCTGAAGGAGGAAGGGCTGAAGCGCGGCTTCAAACACGTCGAATCGGGGCCGCTGGTGCGCTCGTCGTACCATGCCCATGAGCATGTCTAA
- a CDS encoding class I SAM-dependent methyltransferase codes for MLHYRLHHDPKSSHQQIAALIRRIGRDPILDVGAAQGLLGQLLRDSGLTIDAVEPHPFWAEQARPLYRQVYAQPIEAAELPEATYRVVVCADVLEHTVDPVAVLRRLRQVATPDALFLVSLPNVAHLAVRLMLLFGYFPRMERGILDRTHLHFYTLDTARALLAEAGLEVVRARPTGVPLDELWRGGEQHPLFRLLMRLQHLALLLAPRLFAFQWVLVARAPHA; via the coding sequence ATGCTCCATTATCGCCTGCATCACGACCCAAAAAGTAGTCACCAACAGATCGCTGCATTGATTCGACGCATTGGCCGTGATCCGATCCTGGATGTCGGCGCGGCGCAGGGCTTGTTGGGCCAACTGTTGCGGGACAGCGGCCTGACGATCGATGCGGTCGAGCCGCATCCGTTCTGGGCGGAGCAGGCGCGTCCGCTGTATCGGCAGGTCTATGCGCAGCCGATCGAGGCTGCCGAGCTGCCTGAGGCGACCTATCGCGTGGTGGTCTGCGCCGATGTGCTGGAACACACCGTTGATCCGGTGGCGGTGCTACGCCGCCTGCGGCAGGTAGCCACGCCCGACGCGCTGTTTCTGGTGTCGCTGCCCAACGTCGCGCACCTGGCGGTGCGCCTGATGCTCTTGTTCGGCTACTTTCCGCGCATGGAGCGCGGCATTCTGGATCGCACGCACCTGCACTTCTACACGCTGGACACCGCCCGCGCGCTGCTGGCCGAGGCGGGGCTGGAGGTTGTGCGCGCGCGGCCTACCGGCGTGCCGCTCGACGAGCTGTGGCGCGGCGGCGAACAGCATCCCCTCTTCCGCCTGCTGATGCGTCTGCAGCATCTGGCCCTGCTGCTGGCGCCGCGCCTGTTCGCGTTCCAATGGGTGTTGGTGGCGCGCGCGCCGCACGCATGA
- a CDS encoding metal ABC transporter solute-binding protein, Zn/Mn family — protein sequence MLSLILSGCGAAQPSAVTATPTTSPQAGATVTAVATTSIIADMVRNVGGERVNVRALLPPGADPHTYAPTPGDVQAIAEAQIVFENGLGLEAWLDELIANAGGQRPRIVVSQGLEALEGSDEHSHEHADEHADEHATATPADEHADEHADEHADEHAHAQDPHMWFDVQRAIGYVRTIREGLKQVDPAGAVLYDANAERYIAELQQLDQEIQQMVAQLPPERRKLVTNHDTFGYFAQRYGFEVVGTVFEGVSTEQEPSAQQVAALVERIRATGVPAIFAENTVNPRLAEQIASEAGVEVVTTLYTDALGEPGSPGETYVKMMRYNTEQIVNALK from the coding sequence ATGTTGAGCCTGATTCTCAGCGGCTGCGGCGCGGCGCAACCATCGGCCGTCACGGCCACACCCACCACATCGCCCCAGGCCGGCGCAACCGTGACCGCGGTAGCCACCACCAGCATCATCGCCGACATGGTGCGCAACGTCGGCGGCGAGCGCGTCAACGTACGCGCCCTACTGCCGCCCGGGGCCGATCCGCACACCTACGCGCCCACCCCCGGTGACGTGCAGGCCATTGCCGAGGCGCAGATCGTCTTCGAGAACGGTCTGGGCCTGGAAGCGTGGCTGGACGAGCTGATCGCCAACGCCGGCGGACAACGTCCGCGCATCGTGGTCAGCCAAGGGTTGGAAGCGCTGGAGGGCAGCGACGAACACAGCCACGAGCACGCCGACGAACATGCCGATGAGCACGCGACAGCCACGCCAGCCGATGAGCACGCCGACGAGCATGCCGATGAGCACGCCGACGAGCACGCGCATGCGCAGGACCCGCACATGTGGTTTGATGTTCAGCGGGCGATCGGCTACGTGCGCACCATTCGCGAAGGGCTGAAACAGGTCGATCCGGCGGGTGCGGTGCTCTACGACGCCAACGCCGAGCGCTACATCGCCGAGCTGCAGCAACTGGATCAGGAAATTCAGCAGATGGTGGCGCAGCTTCCGCCGGAGCGCCGCAAGCTGGTCACCAACCACGACACCTTCGGCTACTTCGCCCAACGCTACGGCTTCGAGGTAGTCGGCACGGTCTTCGAGGGTGTTTCGACCGAACAGGAGCCCTCGGCGCAGCAGGTGGCCGCGCTAGTCGAGCGCATCCGCGCCACGGGCGTGCCCGCGATCTTCGCGGAAAACACCGTCAACCCACGCCTGGCCGAACAGATCGCCAGCGAAGCCGGCGTGGAGGTGGTGACGACGCTCTACACCGACGCGCTGGGCGAGCCCGGCAGCCCCGGCGAGACGTACGTCAAGATGATGCGTTACAACACCGAACAGATCGTCAACGCCCTGAAGTAG
- a CDS encoding glycosyltransferase family 2 protein: protein MPRIGILVVAYNAEATLQRVLERIPPPIMAKVEEIFVFDDASQDRTYAVGKALQASAAGKLSIFRNPVNLMYGGNQQRGYRYAIARGLDIVVLLHGDGQYAPEVMQDLLTPLEQGVAEMVMGSRMLTPGAALRGGMPLYKYVGNRVLTRMQNALLGTRFSEFHSGYRAYSVAALRTIPLQSLTTNWHFDTQIILEFLKRGYRIREVPIPTYYGDEICHVNGIPYAINCLRESLLFAIRHRWRLHAPLSPASRPKK, encoded by the coding sequence ATGCCACGCATCGGAATTCTGGTAGTGGCCTACAACGCGGAAGCAACGCTGCAACGCGTGCTGGAGCGTATTCCCCCGCCGATCATGGCCAAAGTCGAGGAGATCTTCGTCTTCGACGATGCCAGTCAGGATCGCACCTACGCCGTCGGCAAGGCGTTGCAGGCCAGCGCTGCCGGCAAGCTCTCGATCTTTCGTAACCCGGTCAACCTGATGTACGGCGGCAACCAGCAGCGCGGCTACCGCTATGCCATAGCGCGCGGGCTGGATATTGTTGTGCTGCTGCACGGCGATGGGCAGTATGCGCCCGAAGTGATGCAGGACCTGCTCACCCCCCTGGAACAGGGCGTAGCCGAGATGGTGATGGGCTCGCGCATGCTGACGCCGGGCGCGGCATTGCGTGGTGGCATGCCGCTGTACAAATATGTCGGCAACCGCGTGCTGACGCGCATGCAGAACGCGCTGCTGGGTACGCGTTTCAGCGAGTTCCATTCGGGCTACCGCGCCTATTCGGTTGCGGCGCTACGTACCATTCCGCTGCAATCCCTGACAACCAACTGGCACTTCGATACCCAGATCATTCTGGAGTTCCTCAAGCGCGGCTACCGCATCCGCGAAGTGCCGATCCCGACCTACTACGGTGACGAAATCTGCCATGTCAACGGCATTCCATACGCCATCAACTGCCTGCGTGAGTCATTGCTGTTCGCCATCCGCCATCGCTGGAGACTACATGCTCCATTATCGCCTGCATCACGACCCAAAAAGTAG
- the lipB gene encoding lipoyl(octanoyl) transferase LipB, producing MDRYGTVRWLGRIDYRRAWELQKELAARRAAETIPDTLLLLEHPHTYTFGSRGRRAHEHLLVPRAELEAAGITVLDVDRGGDVTYHGPGQLVGYPILRLADYGLDAVSYIRAIEAALIEVAASYGLPAGRIRHLSGVWVGDQKLAAIGTKVDVNGITQHGFALNVTTDLSYFAKIIPCGIRHKGVASLAGLLGRAVAMDEVIERTVAAWERVFGVELQWRSDQPHAHATQALSESYV from the coding sequence ATGGACAGATACGGCACGGTCCGCTGGTTGGGGCGTATCGATTACCGGCGTGCCTGGGAGCTGCAAAAGGAGCTGGCCGCCCGGCGTGCCGCGGAAACGATCCCCGATACGCTGCTGCTGCTGGAGCATCCGCACACCTATACCTTCGGCAGTCGTGGCCGGCGTGCGCACGAGCACTTGCTGGTGCCGCGCGCTGAATTGGAAGCTGCCGGCATCACCGTGCTGGACGTCGATCGCGGTGGCGACGTGACCTACCACGGTCCCGGCCAGCTTGTAGGCTATCCGATCCTGCGTCTGGCCGATTACGGCCTCGATGCGGTCAGCTACATTCGCGCCATCGAAGCGGCGTTGATCGAGGTGGCGGCCAGCTACGGCCTGCCCGCCGGCCGCATCCGCCATCTCAGCGGCGTGTGGGTCGGCGATCAGAAGCTGGCGGCGATCGGCACCAAGGTAGATGTCAACGGCATTACTCAGCACGGCTTTGCGCTCAACGTCACCACCGACCTGAGCTACTTTGCCAAGATCATCCCCTGCGGCATCCGGCACAAGGGCGTGGCCTCGCTGGCCGGGCTGCTGGGCCGCGCGGTGGCGATGGACGAGGTGATCGAGCGCACGGTAGCCGCCTGGGAGCGCGTCTTCGGAGTGGAGCTGCAGTGGCGCTCCGACCAACCGCACGCACACGCGACTCAGGCGCTGTCTGAGTCCTACGTCTGA
- a CDS encoding sigma-70 family RNA polymerase sigma factor — protein sequence MSETRDRPLSITDLDDETLLALISRRDELALSSLYERYARLLYSIALRITRDRQAAEEVLQDVFHSVWLRASSFRPAIGSVATWLSGIARNRSIDEVRSRWHRRREWESPLEHLPHLSEALDRRLEQLAVLRADLGQALSRLPALQRQTIELAYFNGLSSTEIAARLREPVGTIKGRLRLGLAKLRELLHPFPEDLQALD from the coding sequence ATGAGCGAAACGCGCGACAGACCGCTGTCGATTACCGACCTGGATGACGAAACGCTGCTGGCGTTGATCTCGCGCCGCGATGAATTGGCGCTTTCTTCGCTCTATGAGCGCTATGCCCGCCTGCTCTACAGCATCGCGCTGCGCATCACCCGCGATCGCCAGGCTGCCGAGGAGGTCTTGCAGGATGTGTTTCATTCGGTCTGGCTGCGCGCCAGCAGCTTTCGGCCGGCCATCGGTTCGGTCGCAACCTGGCTTTCCGGCATTGCGCGTAACCGTTCGATCGATGAGGTGCGTTCGCGGTGGCATCGCCGCCGCGAATGGGAGTCGCCACTGGAGCACCTGCCGCACCTGAGCGAGGCGCTCGATCGCCGTCTGGAGCAGTTGGCTGTGCTGCGCGCCGATCTGGGGCAGGCGCTCAGCCGCCTCCCCGCATTGCAGCGTCAGACCATCGAACTGGCCTATTTCAACGGCCTCTCATCCACCGAAATCGCGGCCCGGCTGCGCGAGCCGGTCGGCACGATCAAGGGCCGCCTGCGCCTGGGCCTGGCCAAGTTGCGCGAGCTGTTGCATCCCTTCCCCGAGGATCTGCAGGCACTGGATTGA
- a CDS encoding winged helix-turn-helix transcriptional regulator, with protein sequence MADTEFHLCPKYERAVELLGKRWTGLILRVLANGTTSFSAIARAVDRLSDRVLSERLKELEQRGVVQRRVVPSTPVRVEYSLTEKGRDLQTVLDALQAWADRWESPEVEQDCLEMVREHSTS encoded by the coding sequence ATGGCTGATACCGAGTTTCACCTCTGTCCCAAATACGAGCGCGCTGTCGAACTGCTGGGCAAGCGCTGGACCGGCCTGATCCTGCGCGTGCTGGCCAACGGCACCACCAGCTTCAGCGCCATCGCGCGCGCGGTGGACAGGCTGAGCGACCGGGTGCTGTCGGAGCGGCTCAAAGAGCTCGAACAGCGCGGCGTGGTGCAGCGTCGCGTCGTGCCCTCCACCCCCGTACGCGTCGAGTATAGCCTGACCGAGAAGGGCCGCGATCTGCAGACCGTGCTGGATGCGCTCCAGGCCTGGGCCGATCGCTGGGAGAGCCCTGAGGTCGAGCAGGACTGCCTTGAGATGGTGCGCGAGCATTCCACGTCCTGA
- a CDS encoding acyl-ACP desaturase: MTTEPTPQSTVEHPHVINGPWTREARERAIQDEVREAYIEYFRKAVKVRNWLPWDDIPLDEVRQYGHLLSDDTITLIESFLGIEDYVGDYVEDAINIVRGNRERRNIQLVWGMEEAKHAEAWHLVLLHSGRRTEEQIRAYRDKVGAHRWRMREDHPGLDTPLGIAVYAMFQERATYFNYEELRKRIRLEYGLPERATPEERRRGYQVGAAAAFNIVARDEIAHHGMFLRIVDIHKKYLPAETLDMIFKVIQGFKMPALYLIPNESELKAALERTRLYTPLKHGRSVANPILDALGFENKRALERAAQEAKLLPPGCGPEHVAIGRSGEFVLSITPERTQVTPRRPQTA; encoded by the coding sequence ATGACTACCGAACCAACGCCGCAATCGACCGTCGAACACCCCCACGTCATCAACGGTCCATGGACGCGCGAGGCGCGTGAACGGGCGATCCAGGACGAAGTGCGCGAGGCATATATCGAATACTTCCGCAAGGCCGTCAAGGTGCGCAACTGGTTGCCATGGGACGATATCCCGCTGGATGAGGTGCGCCAGTACGGTCATCTGCTGTCCGACGACACGATCACGCTGATCGAGAGCTTCCTGGGCATCGAGGATTATGTCGGCGATTATGTCGAGGACGCCATCAACATCGTGCGTGGCAATCGCGAACGGCGCAACATCCAACTGGTATGGGGCATGGAGGAAGCTAAGCACGCCGAGGCCTGGCATCTGGTCTTGCTGCACTCCGGTCGCCGTACCGAGGAGCAGATTCGCGCCTACCGCGACAAGGTCGGCGCACACCGCTGGCGCATGCGCGAAGATCATCCCGGGCTGGACACCCCGCTGGGCATCGCGGTCTATGCCATGTTCCAAGAGCGGGCCACCTACTTCAACTACGAGGAGCTGCGCAAACGCATCCGCCTGGAGTACGGGCTGCCGGAGCGCGCCACGCCCGAAGAACGCCGGCGCGGCTACCAGGTCGGCGCGGCCGCTGCCTTCAACATTGTCGCCCGCGATGAGATCGCGCACCACGGCATGTTTCTGCGCATCGTCGATATCCACAAGAAGTATCTGCCCGCGGAAACGCTGGACATGATCTTCAAGGTGATCCAGGGCTTCAAAATGCCGGCGCTCTATCTAATCCCCAACGAGTCCGAGCTCAAGGCAGCCCTGGAGCGCACGCGGCTGTACACGCCGCTCAAGCATGGCCGCTCGGTAGCCAACCCGATTCTCGACGCGCTGGGCTTTGAGAACAAGCGCGCTTTGGAGCGCGCCGCGCAGGAGGCCAAGCTGCTGCCGCCCGGCTGCGGACCAGAGCATGTGGCCATCGGTCGTTCGGGCGAGTTCGTGCTGTCGATCACGCCGGAGCGCACTCAGGTCACCCCGCGCCGGCCCCAGACTGCCTGA
- a CDS encoding YfhO family protein, with translation MKRRRAGGGARLLRHSDGLVALALVALPLLLFWRVTLGREVFYLHDVQYYFYPYHKLVADTLRAGDLPLWNPYAFSGMPLLGDGQTAIFFAPNWLFLVLPPMHALSLIAVLHLGLAGAGMWAYARALGLSRLAALAGALAYMANGFLVARVVHLSIMAGAALIPLVFWSVERLLQRPARGRLVLVAGCLALQLLSGHPQVPIYTALALALYVLVVAAQRWWRARHGAAWLPLLLLPVAYLLAGGLAAVQLLPWIELARFSPRAAGAGYAFVTAHALRGWDWLLWLFPYGYGGPRESWWQALPATPLPAYLWERLAYVGLLPLALALLAVVGRLTWRSVPHSSALHDEATGLDRRWALLLALVVLVLIAVGAATPVGRLVYALPLIGRLRAYARAVSVVCFALAALAAYGLDDLRRRRVRRGAVTGVALALPGVVGGVLLVAALTPPPPLTSDAPPSRVMAGQALRWPLPNAFLPLLLALLSAALLLAARRRLTPRLGLLMIALIGIDVFGLALSFNPTTTPAVFERVPPSVRWLRRDQDLFRTASFVVEDVLPPATAQAQLAISWAMAYGFEEINGFNSLQPRRYTDVLFGPDVEDVSYGFLGDGRLLCPGHTLLSMLNVRYALIQPDTGIDPRRDCGSERVAPAERDAFWTRVYSDTNVAIYRNPQPHPRAYAARWVRSVPDAHAILAALRQPGFDPRLALVEDGLTPAQAAALSGPGAARIELRRPDPNALVLEVTSDAPRLIVLSEMWFPGWQATLHGRRVPILRVNYLFRGVVVPAGRHTVEMRYRPLSAQLGVALSGLTLVGLVGLCCGGRPLNGSHPPLLEWLRQSGAGAG, from the coding sequence ATGAAGCGCCGGCGTGCTGGGGGCGGTGCCCGGCTGCTGCGCCACAGCGATGGGCTGGTGGCGCTGGCGCTGGTGGCGCTGCCGCTGCTGCTGTTCTGGCGCGTCACGCTTGGCCGCGAGGTCTTCTACCTGCACGATGTGCAGTACTACTTCTACCCCTACCACAAGCTAGTCGCCGACACGCTGCGCGCTGGCGATCTGCCCCTATGGAACCCGTATGCTTTTAGCGGCATGCCGTTGCTGGGCGATGGCCAGACCGCGATCTTCTTTGCGCCGAACTGGCTCTTTCTGGTGCTGCCGCCGATGCACGCTCTATCGCTGATCGCGGTGCTGCACCTGGGCCTGGCCGGCGCCGGCATGTGGGCCTATGCGCGCGCGCTGGGTCTGAGTCGTCTGGCGGCGCTGGCCGGCGCACTGGCCTATATGGCCAACGGCTTTCTGGTGGCGCGCGTAGTGCATCTGTCGATCATGGCCGGCGCGGCGCTGATCCCGCTGGTCTTCTGGAGCGTGGAGCGCCTGCTGCAACGCCCAGCCCGCGGCAGGCTGGTGCTGGTGGCAGGCTGCCTCGCGCTCCAACTGCTATCCGGTCATCCGCAGGTGCCGATCTACACCGCGCTAGCGCTGGCGCTGTACGTGCTGGTGGTCGCGGCGCAGCGCTGGTGGCGTGCGCGCCACGGCGCGGCCTGGCTGCCGCTGCTGCTGCTACCGGTCGCCTACCTGCTGGCCGGCGGGCTGGCGGCAGTGCAGCTGCTGCCCTGGATCGAGCTGGCGCGTTTCTCGCCCCGCGCGGCCGGCGCCGGCTACGCCTTTGTCACCGCGCACGCGCTGCGCGGCTGGGACTGGCTGTTGTGGCTCTTTCCCTATGGTTACGGCGGTCCGCGCGAGTCGTGGTGGCAGGCCCTGCCGGCTACACCGCTGCCGGCCTACCTCTGGGAGCGGCTGGCCTATGTTGGCCTGCTGCCGCTGGCGCTGGCGCTGCTGGCCGTGGTTGGTCGCCTGACGTGGAGGAGCGTGCCGCACAGCAGTGCGCTGCACGATGAGGCCACCGGCCTCGATCGGCGCTGGGCGCTGCTGCTGGCACTGGTGGTGCTGGTCCTGATCGCTGTCGGCGCGGCCACACCCGTTGGGCGGCTGGTGTATGCCCTGCCGCTGATCGGGCGCTTGCGCGCCTATGCGCGGGCGGTGAGCGTGGTGTGTTTTGCCCTGGCCGCGCTGGCGGCCTATGGCCTGGACGATCTGCGTCGCCGGCGCGTGCGTCGCGGGGCGGTGACCGGTGTGGCGCTGGCGCTGCCCGGCGTGGTGGGTGGCGTGCTGCTGGTGGCGGCGCTTACGCCTCCACCGCCACTCACAAGCGACGCGCCGCCGAGCCGCGTGATGGCTGGCCAGGCGCTGCGCTGGCCGCTGCCCAATGCCTTCCTGCCGTTGCTGCTGGCGCTGCTGAGCGCGGCGCTGCTGCTGGCGGCCCGTCGGCGCCTCACGCCGCGTCTCGGCCTGCTGATGATCGCGCTGATCGGCATAGACGTCTTTGGGCTGGCGCTGAGCTTCAACCCCACCACCACGCCGGCGGTCTTCGAACGCGTGCCGCCCAGCGTGCGCTGGTTGCGGCGCGACCAGGATCTGTTCCGCACGGCGTCGTTTGTGGTTGAGGATGTGCTGCCGCCTGCGACCGCGCAGGCGCAACTGGCGATCAGTTGGGCCATGGCCTACGGCTTCGAAGAGATCAACGGCTTCAACTCGCTCCAGCCGCGCCGCTACACCGATGTGCTCTTCGGCCCTGATGTCGAGGATGTTTCCTACGGCTTTCTGGGCGATGGGCGCCTGCTGTGCCCCGGCCATACCCTGCTTAGCATGCTCAATGTGCGCTATGCACTGATCCAGCCCGACACCGGCATTGATCCGCGTCGTGATTGTGGGAGCGAGCGGGTGGCTCCCGCCGAGCGCGATGCGTTCTGGACGCGCGTGTATTCCGACACCAACGTCGCGATCTACCGCAACCCGCAGCCCCATCCGCGCGCGTATGCCGCCCGCTGGGTGCGCAGCGTGCCAGACGCGCACGCGATCCTGGCGGCGCTGCGCCAGCCGGGCTTCGATCCGCGCCTGGCGCTGGTCGAAGACGGTTTGACACCTGCGCAGGCTGCGGCGTTGTCGGGGCCGGGCGCGGCGCGCATCGAGCTGCGGCGGCCCGATCCCAACGCGCTGGTGCTCGAGGTGACGAGCGACGCGCCCCGCCTGATCGTGCTGAGCGAGATGTGGTTTCCGGGCTGGCAGGCGACGCTGCATGGTCGGCGCGTGCCGATCCTGCGCGTCAACTATCTGTTTCGTGGCGTGGTCGTGCCCGCCGGGCGGCACACCGTTGAGATGCGCTACCGTCCGCTGTCGGCGCAACTGGGCGTGGCGTTGAGCGGGCTGACGCTGGTGGGACTGGTGGGGCTGTGCTGCGGCGGGCGGCCGCTAAACGGCAGCCACCCGCCGTTGCTGGAGTGGCTCAGGCAGTCTGGGGCCGGCGCGGGGTGA